Genomic window (Candidatus Firestonebacteria bacterium RIFOXYD2_FULL_39_29):
GACAGCGTCAGGTGAGCCTACCAATAAATCAGCATTCACAACTTTTGCCAAAGATTGAAGCTTTGCCCAATATACCGGCATATATTTAACATACATAGCTGTCGCGGTCTCCGGCCAAATAATCACTTCGGGAAAATCATTTTTTGATTCAAGAGAAAGGTTTTCATGTGTTGAGAAAGCAAAATCCACGTAGTTTTGATCCCACTTAGCAGTCTGACTTATATTACCCTGAATAACCGTAAAGATATGCCCTGTTTCATTTTTTTCGCCATAAATATGAAGTTTAATAAAACCATACAGAAGAAATATTACCAAAACAAATATACCGGCGAAAATTAAAAGAAATCTTTTCTTAATCCCTTCTTTCCTTTTAATATGTATTAATGCAATACCCGTATTAAAAAGCACCAAAACAAAAGAAACACCAAATACCCCTGTAATATCAGCAATCTGGATTAACGGTAAAAATTTAAACTGGGAGTAACCGAGAAGCGCCCAGGGAAAACCTGTGAGCAAATAAGTGCGGAGCAGTTCAACCCCCACCCAGATAAAGGGGGCATAAACCAACCCGGTTAAAACGGTTAATACACAAAATAATCCTATAAAAAGCGACAGGTACGTTCCGAGCAAAAGCCAGGCAGGAAAAGCTAATATTCCGAGTTCCTTCATGAAATTTAACCAGTAAACAGCACCGCCTAAATAGATAAAACCTGTAATACACCCGAGGAGAAAAGCCTGTTTTTTGGTTTTACCCTGTATGACAATGAGCAACGGTACCAGTCCTACAAAAGCAAACCATCCGCTCCAACCGTTAAGAGACATATTAATAAAACTCGGAAAGGAAACAACGAGGAATAAGCCCGAAACTATTGCCAATATATATTCTTTAAATTTCATTTTTTCCTTGGAAAGGTTACGAACGTTATAAACTATTTACTATTTAAAAATTCCAAACTGGTTTCGGCAAGCACGGCTGCGCCTACGGGAAGGGAAGCCTCGTCTATAGTGAATTTTGGATGATGCAAAGCGCTGGTAATCCCTTTCTTTTTATTCCCGACCCCGAGCCAAATAAAACCGCCCGGAGCGATTTTCGTAAAATAGGAAAAATTTTCCCCGCCCATGGAAGGCTCTTTCCGTAAAATCACATTTTTTCTGCCAAGCAGCCTCACACCGGCCTTTTCCATAAGGCCAATCATGGTCTCATCATTAGAAAACGCCGGATAGCCGTCAAAATATCTCAACTCTGCTTTAGCTCCAAAAGCTTTTGCCGTCAGGGTCACAACTTGTTTCATTCTTGTCTTTATAATTCTTCTGGTTTGGGCATTTAGAGACCTGGCAGTTCCTTCCATCTTTACAAACGGCGGAATAACATTTGAGGTTTCCCCGGCATTTATCATTGTAACAGTAATAACCGCGGATTCCAAAGGAGAAACATTCCGGCTTACTATGCTCTGAAGGTTCTGTATAATAGCCGCAGATACAACAATAGAATCAACAGAAGCATGCGGCATCGCGCCATGCCCGCCCTTACCCGTAACTTTGATCTCAAAAAAATCGGCATTTGCATAAACAGGGCCATAAGTAACACTGATTTTCCCGACTTCACCGGGCGCGTCAACATGGAGAGCTATCACCGCATCCGGCTTTGGATTTTTCATTGCACCGGCTTTAATAATTTCCTTTGCTCCATCTCTGTTCTTATCCGCTATTTCTTCAGCCGGCTGGAATATGAACTTAACATTTCCTTTTACTTTGTCTTTCATATTGGAAAGCAGTTTTGCTGCTCCAAGTACACAGGTAGTATGAGCATCATGCCCGCAAGCATGCATAATGCCCTTATTTTTAGAAGCAAAAGAAACTCCGGTTTCCTCGTAAACAGGCAGAGCGTCAATATCCGCTCTCAAGGCTATTGTCTTTCCCTTTCTTTTTCCCTTTAGAAGTCCGACCACACCGGTCGCCATAACCACAAAAGGGATTCCCAGACTCCGAAGCTCTCTTTGAATTATTTTAGAGGTCTTATATTCTTTGAAACCAAGCTCCGGTGCCAGATGGAGTTCTCTTCTGATTTTTACAAGATACAATCCGAGTTTTTTTGCCTCAAGATACATATCCGTCATTTTAATCCGCCTTCTCTCACCGGGCAACCACACCGGCTCTATATTTTCTGACTTCTTCCTCAAGATATTTGGACTCCGGGTCAGAGGGAACCATTAATAAATATTTCTCCCAGTACTCTACGGCCTTATCTTTTCTTCCGAGAGCTCCATTATAAACTATACCCAGATTTTTATAGGGAGACGCAAATGCCGGGTCAATTTTGACAGCTTCTTCATACTCATGAAGCGCCCAATCATACCTGCGGTTAAAATCATAAGCCCACCCCTGATTAAATCTGGCCTTTGAATATATTGTAACAATTTCCGCCTCAAAGGAATTCGGCTCATATCTTCCGATAACAGCATCTTTTAATTCAAAATTTTTCCATATGATATCGTTCTCCGCCTTCTTCTCCTCTATCCGAATTACACCGGCCGGCAGCTTATTGGGATCTACATTACCCGGAATTTTAATCAAAACGCGGAGGAGTCCCTGCCCGATCATTATATATTCCTTATCCAAACTCTGATCTCTCGGACCTGTTACATATATTTTATGATGGTCATAGTTTGCTGCTACAAAAGCCGAAATGGGATTAGCCCCTCCGTCATACATTTTAAAAGGTATATCCAGGGTCTTTTCCTGTTCACGTTTTTGCTCGCAATACCATGGATACGTCATCTTTTCCTGATCAATGACAATAACGTCCTGCCTGTGTTTTTCCACCATCTGATGGTAATCTATCCCCATCGAAAGTGTATCACCGCTTACAATAAGTATTGCCCCGGGCGGATAGCTCTTTAGCATATTACCGGTAAAATTATATAATAAGTGATTATCCGATTTGTTAACTTTTGAGTAGTTAAATCCTGCAAGCACAAAAACCAGAGGGATACATATAAATACCGCTATATTCTTATTTGCTTTTATTTTTTCTCCGATCCACACTATACCTGCCGCAACGAAAACCGCGAATACTAAAAACGAAAATATATACAAACGCTGGATAACATTTATAACAACATGATCCTGGGTATAACCCATAAAAGATATAAATATTCCGCTGGTGGAAATATAGGCAACGAGAAACATCCAATAATATTTTCTGATATATTTTAAACCCGTAAAGATACCGGTAATCCCGAGTAAAATTCCCACAGGCGTAAGATTCCTCAGAGCTGAGGCCAGATACAAAGAATACTGGCCATATTTCATATCTTGAAAATGCGAAAAATTGATTGTCGGTTTAGGGTAATCCCCTCTTCTGACCATGTGAATGAATTTTTCAATAGTCACAGGATCATCCCAGTTTAGAGGAGGTCTTCTTGAAGCGGCAATAAATAAAAATAAATACGGTAAAAGACCGGCAACAAAAAGAATTGAAGCAATAAACCAGTTAAAACCTCTGAGTTTAACACTATTCTGATACAGAAACAGAGCGAAAGCCGGAATCAAAAATAATACAGTCTGATGATGCGTTAAACTAAGCCCCAGTATAAAAAAGAAAAGATAGAGAATTTTGTTATTTGCC
Coding sequences:
- a CDS encoding apolipoprotein N-acyltransferase, which translates into the protein MKFKEYILAIVSGLFLVVSFPSFINMSLNGWSGWFAFVGLVPLLIVIQGKTKKQAFLLGCITGFIYLGGAVYWLNFMKELGILAFPAWLLLGTYLSLFIGLFCVLTVLTGLVYAPFIWVGVELLRTYLLTGFPWALLGYSQFKFLPLIQIADITGVFGVSFVLVLFNTGIALIHIKRKEGIKKRFLLIFAGIFVLVIFLLYGFIKLHIYGEKNETGHIFTVIQGNISQTAKWDQNYVDFAFSTHENLSLESKNDFPEVIIWPETATAMYVKYMPVYWAKLQSLAKVVNADLLVGSPDAVPDKDLSVKEAYNSVFHFSKYGNFTGKYAKMHLVPFGEYVPFEKQLKFLEKYTAGFNKWEKGRKEVVFTTSNGLEISTPVCWEVIFPQDCRRFVVEGAKYLITVSNDGWYGVSSAPHQHFMVLPFRAVENRVSVGRAANTTLSGFVDYTGKIKNTLGLFERNKLSIALPSCGEGLTFYTKFGDVFSYICVMVALFGIFLGLKGKEWKKKKS